From a single Labrenzia sp. PHM005 genomic region:
- a CDS encoding ABC transporter ATP-binding protein, translating into MDLRLQGVGHSYDDVTVLKDITLDVPRGHIVCIVGPSGCGKSTLLRFIGGLEQPTEGKVLQIGTPPADSLNPLTYVFQDFALLPWRSVAGNISLVLEDHGIRGQAAKEIIDDVLARTNLTGFEKALPKQLSGGMKQRVAIARALAVRPAVMLMDEPLSALDSQTRELLMDDLVGLWTRSPFTAVYVTHNLAEAVRLGHSIVVLSRRPGKIREIVTLDKPLQDRQMGDVDLEEKQRHLWSLLREEARTADTELLDG; encoded by the coding sequence ATGGACTTGCGTCTTCAGGGCGTGGGACATTCCTACGATGATGTCACTGTCTTAAAAGACATCACGCTGGATGTGCCGCGCGGCCATATCGTCTGCATTGTCGGCCCGTCCGGCTGCGGCAAATCCACTTTGCTCCGCTTTATTGGTGGATTGGAGCAGCCAACGGAAGGCAAGGTTCTTCAGATTGGGACACCTCCGGCCGACAGCCTCAATCCACTGACCTATGTCTTTCAGGATTTTGCACTGCTGCCCTGGCGCTCCGTAGCGGGCAATATCTCGCTGGTTCTGGAAGATCATGGGATCCGCGGTCAGGCGGCAAAAGAAATCATCGATGATGTTCTTGCCCGGACCAACCTAACCGGCTTTGAAAAAGCACTTCCAAAACAGCTCTCCGGCGGCATGAAACAGCGCGTTGCGATTGCTAGGGCCCTCGCCGTCCGCCCGGCAGTTATGCTGATGGATGAACCGCTGTCCGCACTCGACAGCCAGACCCGCGAACTGTTGATGGACGATTTGGTCGGGCTTTGGACACGCTCTCCGTTCACAGCAGTTTATGTAACTCACAATTTGGCTGAAGCGGTCCGCCTCGGCCATTCCATCGTTGTTTTGTCACGCCGCCCGGGCAAAATCCGGGAGATCGTCACCTTGGACAAACCTTTGCAGGACCGCCAAATGGGCGACGTTGATCTGGAAGAGAAACAGAGACATCTGTGGTCGCTCCTGCGTGAAGAAGCCCGCACGGCGGATACGGAGTTGCTCGATGGCTGA
- a CDS encoding ABC transporter permease gives MADATQSENLTAGQRTVRFRGGGFAPKPRRWAGLVVFALLILVMEWGTQAGWISALTLPKPSDVFATLIELYQSGQFTAHMVPSLTRLAVGAFLGAVAGIGTGILIGLFSYFRSGLVPLVAALFPVPKIALLPLFVIWFGIDEGSKYALIAFGTFTPTVVATYGAVDNVDRTLIRMGQSFGLTWLSIVRKIILPGAMPGILSGLRISLAIAIILLTAAEMLGAEYGIGAYVLQAGSLYDLDRLFAGVVILSLLGVIINALIGTIERRLLSWRV, from the coding sequence ATGGCTGATGCAACGCAATCTGAAAACCTAACGGCCGGGCAACGAACCGTCCGCTTCCGGGGTGGCGGCTTTGCGCCCAAACCACGCCGCTGGGCCGGTCTCGTGGTGTTCGCGCTGCTGATCCTGGTTATGGAATGGGGGACACAGGCCGGCTGGATATCCGCGCTAACTCTACCCAAACCATCCGATGTTTTTGCGACCTTGATCGAACTCTACCAATCCGGCCAGTTCACCGCCCATATGGTACCGTCTCTTACCCGCCTTGCCGTCGGTGCCTTTCTCGGTGCGGTCGCGGGCATCGGGACGGGCATCCTGATCGGGCTCTTTAGTTACTTCCGGTCGGGCCTGGTCCCCTTGGTTGCGGCGCTGTTTCCAGTGCCCAAAATCGCCCTCTTGCCGCTGTTTGTCATCTGGTTCGGCATCGATGAGGGATCCAAATACGCGCTGATTGCTTTTGGAACCTTCACCCCGACTGTGGTTGCGACCTATGGCGCTGTCGACAACGTTGACCGAACGCTCATCCGCATGGGCCAAAGTTTCGGCCTCACCTGGTTGTCTATCGTCCGGAAAATCATCCTGCCTGGGGCGATGCCTGGCATCCTATCGGGCCTGCGCATTTCGCTTGCCATTGCAATCATTCTGCTGACAGCGGCAGAAATGCTCGGTGCAGAATACGGTATCGGCGCCTATGTGCTCCAGGCTGGATCGCTCTATGATCTCGACCGTCTGTTTGCAGGCGTGGTGATCCTGTCGCTGCTGGGAGTAATCATCAACGCACTGATCGGCACGATCGAGCGGCGTCTCTTAAGCTGGCGCGTCTAA
- a CDS encoding cupin domain-containing protein encodes MSVLTVYEAGSRPTKRANPDYFTGAVWQDPVIESPKPGRVQVVQVTFEPGARTHWHTHPLGQTLQILSGAGFVQLWGQEKLSIMPGDVIWIPPAVKHWHGAARHVSMVHLAIHEAENGSVTEWMEPVDDKTYAGELEVRR; translated from the coding sequence ATGAGTGTGTTGACGGTCTATGAGGCTGGGTCCCGGCCGACCAAGCGGGCCAATCCGGATTATTTTACTGGCGCCGTCTGGCAAGACCCTGTGATTGAATCGCCCAAACCCGGCAGGGTGCAGGTGGTCCAGGTGACTTTTGAACCCGGTGCGCGCACCCATTGGCACACGCATCCCCTCGGTCAAACCTTGCAGATCCTGAGCGGCGCCGGATTTGTCCAGCTTTGGGGGCAGGAAAAACTGTCCATCATGCCCGGCGATGTCATCTGGATCCCGCCGGCTGTCAAACACTGGCATGGCGCTGCCCGGCATGTCTCCATGGTACATCTGGCAATCCATGAAGCTGAAAACGGCTCCGTTACCGAGTGGATGGAGCCGGTTGATGACAAGACCTATGCCGGTGAATTGGAAGTGAGGCGGTAG